A single region of the Dunckerocampus dactyliophorus isolate RoL2022-P2 chromosome 3, RoL_Ddac_1.1, whole genome shotgun sequence genome encodes:
- the cartl gene encoding cocaine- and amphetamine-regulated transcript-like, producing the protein MESSAVLRGVLVVSLLVVLCHGQTSQEVSAEDLEVGRNEPAADRELVEALEVLLDKVHNRVSMEKRGSIPLCGIGDRCAMKFGPRIGKLCDCGRGANCNSYLLKCI; encoded by the exons ATGGAGAGTTCCGCTGTTCTCCGCGGGGTGCTGGTGGTCAGCCTGCTGGTCGTCCTCTGTCACGGCCAGACGTCCCAGGAGGTTTCTGCTGAGGACTTGGAAGTGGGCAGAAACGAACCAGCAGCAGACCGAGAACTG GTCGAGGCGCTGGAGGTTTTACTGGACAAGGTGCACAACCGGGTTTCCATGGAGAAGAGAGGCAGCATCCCGCTG TGTGGGATCGGCGACCGCTGTGCCATGAAGTTCGGACCACGGATTGGAAAGCTCTGCGACTGCGGCAGAGGAGCTAACTGCAACTCCTACCTGCTCAAGTGCATTTGA